From one Solanum lycopersicum chromosome 12, SLM_r2.1 genomic stretch:
- the LOC101247104 gene encoding PHD finger-like domain-containing protein 5A translates to MAKHHPDLIMCRKQPGIAIGRLCEKCDGKCVICDSYVRPCTLVRVCDECNYGSFQGRCVICGGVGISDAYYCKECTQQEKDRDGCPKIVNLGSAKTDLFYERKKYGFKKR, encoded by the coding sequence ATGGCCAAGCATCATCCCGATTTGATCATGTGCCGGAAGCAGCCAGGAATAGCTATCGGTCGACTTTGTGAGAAATGTGATGGGAAGTGTGTGATTTGTGATTCATACGTCCGGCCTTGCACACTTGTCCGAGTTTGTGATGAATGCAACTATGGATCCTTTCAAGGCCGTTGTGTCATCTGTGGTGGTGTTGGTATCTCTGATGCTTACTATTGCAAGGAGTGTACTCAGCAGGAGAAAGATAGGGATGGCTGTCCAAAGATAGTCAATCTTGGTAGTGCCAAGACCGATCTGTTTTATGAACGTAAAAAATATGGTTTCAAGAAGAGATGA
- the LOC101247403 gene encoding large ribosomal subunit protein eL39x, giving the protein MPSHKSFMIKKKLAKKQRQNRPIPYWIRMRTDNTIRYNAKRRHWRRTKLGF; this is encoded by the exons ATG CCTTCGCACAAGTCATTCATGATTAAGAAGAAGCTAGCGAAGAAGCAGAGGCAGAACAGGCCAATTCCTTACTGGATCCGTATGAGGACTGATAACACAATCAG GTACAATGCTAAGCGTAGACACTGGCGTAGGACCAAGCTAGGATTTTAA